From Daucus carota subsp. sativus chromosome 6, DH1 v3.0, whole genome shotgun sequence, the proteins below share one genomic window:
- the LOC108227169 gene encoding uncharacterized protein LOC108227169: protein MKSETPIDYAVFQLSPKRSRCELFISRDGNVEKLASGLLKPFVAQLKIAEEQVALSAKSIKLEAENYRDGERWFTKGTLERFVRFVSTPEVLEMVNTFDAEMSQLEAARVIYSQGVEDHTSSTSGRDRSGATTAADATKKELLRAIDVRLAAVKQDIATTCARAAAAGFNHDSVSELQIFSDQFGAYRLNDACNKFLSLCERRPDLMNSWNSGVDDRTVRSSYGSDMSIDYEATKEQIPDEQSGEQSKLSSWQQLNSSSPTFSVRRSRECSTERDDTSSALEKKEESSGEVEPLKTQPGPPARRLSVQDRISLFENKQKETSTGSGGKPVVAKSSELRRLSSDISSGSTAAEKAVLRRWSGVSDMSISVDLSDEKKEVDNPGCTSSLASAPQPKPDDRKNLHSAASFDKPEFRSIPGIVCEVGTEDQTAVSVREEGNSKKDFVNPIIPMVASSGRTGDSCESENSDLILKTSKVQDKNLSNTSSSQAGVKDQPTSESQSRSFSFDRADRFGFKKHGRSRSSYGNDEQQGTIEQSGTLDQATSEMQIANLKKGGLSEMKPVTFASKSSISLTAKESYQPSGDHIVDREEDLGSMEQSAPRSRLRAPVKTAMDSRQSDGGSKIREAFSAQYRGSLGDPLASQVSMESIKETEEMKKQALASSEKHYASPILKIEDSGIPKNVFQKQDPAREHTRKSQKSTSSSVHGNNKTSFSGKMAFKDQEDIFTTPETEQLQRIRQTKGNQELNDELKIKANELEKLFAEHKLRAPVEQSNSTRRSKPNDMQTEQVSSSLPERKQVEDTTPQLLDKNMIVSSGSLSNMEKLNEGLHVDFADNQNYMDNVKYNVSDFGLLDESRGKCYDTYMQKRDTKLREEWGSRRTEKEAKLKEMQDIFECSRREMWDKLLGSTDRNDSAYSARRRAERLRSFKNQSSLKIEQPDFLQSDDEDPLELAEQKSFGQESSINDASLGNGASRSSQNKRVLPNRNFSSSTPRNLAVASSRSASKASNSSLARRRMQSENPLVQSVPNFSDLRKENTKPYSAGSKIARPQLRNYTRSRSTNEEIPNVKEEKSRRSQSVKKTSMNPAETKGMSAFNSDAAVLSPRKFDSGQTEQSRYDKPFLQNKYSGGRGVGEMKLKASMFKSIDNDDESDELSFDPEDSAALVRDEDDEASLTRTAEENLSMDHREASVGQESAKLNTSGSEDGDVLHSSSQVDKSLFPSSTHSTLHAVGAVQESPGESPMSWNSRVQHPFSYPHDGSDIDASVDSPMGSPASWNLHPLNQTEADAARMRKKWGSAQKPMIGANLSSTQSRKDVSKGFKRLLKFGRKSRGTESLVDWISATTSEGDDDTEDGRDLANRSSEDLRKSRMGFSQDHASEESFRESDFYSEQALRSSIPAPPANFRLREDHLSGSSMKAPRSFFSLSSFRSKGESKLR, encoded by the exons ATGAAGTCGGAGACACCTATTGACTATGCTGTGTTCCAGCTATCCCCTAAGCGTTCACG ATGTGAATTGTTTATTTCTCGTGATGGGAATGTAGAGAAGCTTGCTTCAGGGTTGTTGAAGCCATTTGTGGCACAATTGAAGATTGCAGAGGAACAAGTTGCTTTGTCAGCTAAGTCAATTAAACTCGAGGCGGAGAATTACAGAGATGGAGAAAGGTGGTTCACTAAGGGTACACTTGAAAG GTTTGTGCGATTTGTTAGTACGCCTGAAGTCTTGGAGATGGTTAATACCTTTGATGCAGAAATGTCGCAGCTGGAAGCAGCTCGAGTCATTTATTCACAG GGAGTGGAAGATCATACTTCAAGTACATCAG GGAGAGATAGAAGCGGTGCTACAACAGCAGCAGATGCAACAAA GAAAGAACTTCTGAGAGCAATTGATGTGCGACTTGCTGCAGTTAAGCAGGACATAGCCACAACCTGTGCTCGTGCTGCTGCTGCTGGTTTTAATCATGACAGTGTGTCAGAACTCCAAATATTTTCAGATCAGTTTGGTGCCTATCGCCTTAA tGATGCTTGCAACAAATTCTTATCTCTGTGTGAGAGACGGCCTGACCTGATGAACTCATGGAACTCTGGAGTAGATGACAGAACAGTACGATCTTCGTATGGATCTGACATGTCCATTGACTATGAAGCGACCAAAGAACAAATCCCGGATGAGCAATCTGGTGAGCAATCAAAGCTCTCCTCGTGGCAGCAGCTCAACTCTTCTTCTCCCACATTCTCTGTTAGACGTTCTAGAGAGTGCAGCACTGAGAGAGACGACACAAGTAGTGCACTAGAGAAGAAAGAAGAGAGCAGTGGTGAGGTTGAGCCTCTGAAAACTCAGCCTGGTCCGCCTGCAAGGCGGCTCAGTGTGCAGGATCGGATAAGCTTGTTCGAGAACAAACAAAAAGAGACCTCTACTGGTAGTGGTGGGAAGCCCGTAGTTGCAAAGTCTTCTGAGCTTCGAAGACTGTCCTCTGATATTTCTTCTGGTTCCACAGCAGCTGAGAAGGCCGTATTGAGGAGATGGAGTGGTGTCAGTGATATGAGCATTAGTGTCGACTTAAGTGACGAAAAGAAGGAAGTTGACAACCCAGGATGCACATCATCTCTAGCCTCAGCTCCTCAGCCCAAACCTGATGACAGGAAGAACTTGCATAGTGCTGCCAGTTTCGATAAGCCTGAATTCAGGAGTATTCCTGGTATTGTTTGCGAAGTTGGGACAGAAGACCAAACGGCTGTTTCTGTTAGAGAGGAGGGCAATTCTAAAAAGGATTTTGTAAATCCCATAATACCCATGGTGGCTTCTTCTGGACGAACAGGGGATTCATGCGAGTCTGAAAATTCTGATCTTATCCTTAAGACATCCAAAGTTCAAGATAAGAATTTGTCAAATACATCTTCTAGTCAGGCTGGGGTCAAGGACCAACCAACTTCTGAAAGCCAATCAAGATCTTTCTCCTTTGACAGGGCGGATCGGTTTGGTTTCAAGAAACATGGGAGGTCTAGGAGTTCTTATGGTAATGATGAGCAACAGGGGACCATAGAACAGAGTGGAACTCTAGATCAAGCAACTTCAGAGATGCAGATTGCTAATCTGAAAAAAGGAGGTCTCTCTGAGATGAAACCTGTGACCTTTGCAAGCAAGAGTAGCATCAGTTTAACTGCAAAGGAATCATATCAACCATCAGGAGATCACATTGTGGACAGAGAGGAAGATCTTGGATCAATGGAGCAATCAGCTCCGCGCTCACGACTAAGGGCCCCTGTGAAGACAGCAATGGACTCTCGACAATCTGATGGTGGATCAAAAATTCGAGAAGCCTTTTCAGCTCAATATCGAGGTTCCTTGGGTGATCCATTAGCTTCTCAAGTTAGCATGGAGTCGATAAAAGAAACTGAGGAAATGAAGAAGCAAGCCTTGGCCTCATCTGAGAAGCACTATGCCAGTCCTATACTCAAAATTGAAGATTCTGGGATTCCAAAAAACGTGTTCCAGAAGCAAGACCCTGCACGTGAACATACCCGGAAGTCTCAGAAAAGCACGAGCAGTTCTGTTCATGGAAATAATAAAACATCGTTCTCTGGTAAGATGGCTTTTAAAGACCAGGAAGATATATTCACAACTCCCGAGACTGAACAACTTCAGAGGATAAGGCAAACCAAAGGTAATCAGGAACTCAATGACGAGCTGAAGATTAAAGCAAATGAGCTTGAGAAGCTCTTTGCTGAACATAAACTTCGAGCCCCTGTAGAGCAGTCTAATTCTACCCGAAGGAGCAAGCCTAATGACATGCAGACTGAACAGGTGTCATCAAGCTTACCAGAGAGAAAACAAGTTGAAGATACTACTCCGCAATTGCTGGACAAAAATATGATCGTCTCCTCGGGTAGCTTAAGCAACATGGAAAAGCTTAATGAGGGTTTGCATGTTGATTTTGCTGATAACCAGAATTACATGGACAATGTGAAATATAATGTCTCTGACTTTGGCTTATTGGATGAATCAAGAGGCAAATGTTATGATACATATATGCAGAAAAGAGATACAAAACTAAGGGAAGAATGGGGTTCTCGAAGAACGGAGAAAGAAGCAAAACTGAAAGAAATGCAGGATATATTTGAATGCAGCAGACGAGAGATGTGGGACAAATTATTAGGTTCGACAGATAGAAATGATTCGGCATATAGTGCCCGTCGTCGTGCAGAGAGACTCCGATCATTCAAAAATCAGTCAAGTTTGAAGATTGAGCAG CCAGACTTCTTGcaaagtgatgatgaagatcCGCTTGAGCTTGCAGAACAAAAATCTTTTGGTCAAGAAAGTTCTATTAATGATGCCTCTTTAGGGAATGGTGCTTCTAGGAGTTCCCAGAATAAGAGAGTTTTACCAAATAGAAATTTCTCATCATCCACACCCCGAAATTTGGCGGTAGCGTCTTCAAGGTCAGCCTCCAAAGCTTCCAATTCTAGTTTAGCAAGGAGAAGAATGCAATCTGAAAATCCTCTTGTGCAATCAGTTCCCAACTTTTCTGACCTGAGAAAAGAAAACACAAAACCGTATTCAGCCGGTAGCAAAATTGCCCGCCCACAATTGAGAAACTACACCCGCAGCAGAAGCACCAACGAAGAGATACCCAATGTCAAGGAAGAGAAATCAAGGAGGTCGCAGTCCGTGAAGAAGACCAGCATGAATCCTGCTGAAACTAAGGGCATGTCTGCTTTTAACTCAGATGCAGCGGTTTTGTCACCAAGAAAATTTGACAGCGGGCAGACAGAACAAAGTCGCTATGACAAACCTTTCCTTCAGAACAAATATAGTGGAGGACGTGGTGTTGGCGAGATGAAGCTTAAGGCTTCAATGTTCAAGTCTATTGATAATGATGATGAATCTGATGAGTTGTCCTTTGATCCAGAGGATTCAGCAGCTTTAGTGAGAGATGAAGATGATGAGGCAAGCTTAACTAGGACAGCTGAAGAGAATCTTAGTATGGATCACAGAGAGGCAAGTGTAGGTCAAGAATCTGCCAAGCTGAATACTTCTGGATCTGAAGATGGAGATGTGTTGCACTCATCATCTCAAGTAGACAAATCCTTATTTCCTTCTTCCACGCATTCTACCCTGCATGCTGTTGGGGCTGTGCAGGAATCTCCTGGTGAAAGTCCTATGTCATGGAATTCACGTGTACAACATCCATTTTCTTATCCTCATGATGGCTCTGATATTGATGCCTCTGTTGACTCCCCGATGGGAAGTCCCGCATCATGGAATTTGcatccattaaatcaaacagAAGCTGATGCAGCTCGGATGCGGAAGAAATGGGGAAGTGCTCAGAAACCGATGATTGGAGCGAATTTATCGAGCACTCAATCAAGGAAGGATGTGAGTAAAGGATTTAAGCGGTTACTGAAATTTGGCAGGAAAAGTCGGGGCACAGAGAGCTTGGTTGATTGGATTTCTGCTACAACTTCTGAGGGAGATGATGATACAGAAGATGGACGAGATCTTGCTAATCGGTCATCCGAAGATTTAAGAAAGTCAAGAATGGGGTTCTCACAGGATCATGCTTCAGAAGAATCCTTTCGTGAAAGTGATTTCTATAGTGAGCAAG ccTTGAGAAGTTCAATCCCAGCTCCTCCAGCTAACTTCAGATTGAGGGAGGATCATCTGTCTGGAAGCTCCATGAAAG CCCCCCGTTCGTTCTTTTCATTGTCGTCATTTCGAAGCAAGGGCGAGTCAAAACTTAGATAA